cagagaagaaattttgaactcgattttaactacgaattttgataccaaatcagtctgaaacacctccaatcttcctcaaagtttgtatattgactcatctatatgttttcaatgaatttcaaccatacccattgaaaaatatccttttttgcttagattttgagaatcttgtatatatattttttgtatttcatcaccttatttgctaccttatccatgaaattttctttccGTCTTGTATCTAATATTGTTGATCACGCTTATAAATATGGAAGGAGTTATTTGCATGTGATTCTTGGAGAggaagaaccttatttatttggattttcaattttatatgtgtttggctagttttgaaaAGTCTATGATTAATGGCTCGGGGTTGGTGAGTTTGAACTTATTTGGGATATTTATACAAGATTTTCCTTAATTATATTTTTAACACGCTCTCTCACAAGCCAGCATGTTTCTTTTTATCTGTCAAACAAGTGAAAGTTATTTTTGCTATTAAGTGACGGTGAGACTTGAACCCAAAAGTACCCTCTAATATTATGTTAAATTGTGTCACCTTCTCATCTAAAAACATAAGTATTAAATCAAAAATacatttattttcttaattatatTTCCACCAGAAGTTTACGACTTCTCGTGAGTCGTGAGTCGTGAGTCGTGACTACTTCCTTGACACAATGTCTTGTCACACCATGATTTTCCTCTTGAACAGATGTAATATCTTGTTCTAATGTTTCAAATATGGTAATATGTTCAGCTGCATTAATTGATGCAATTTGTACGTAGGTACATGGAAATCCAGCCAGAATCATTTTAATCAGTACGTCTTGGAAAATAATAACTATATGCGATAGTATTTACACTAAATCAAATAATATAAATGTTTACCagaaaaatagatagagttgaatttatacgtgattctaaggatacgtagtataatttgatacaaaggtAAGAAAATTAGATTAACGTAGAAATGAGCAATAAAAAGATAGATACAATCTTCGCAAATTGAGCAAACCTTGAGCCTTATGGGATTGATTTCTCTTTAGCCAATAATAATGAAATTCGGAGAGACAAAAGAGAAATGAATGAAAGCTAACAGCATATTACTTATGAGTCTGTTACCATGGCAATCATTAACTTAGTCTCTTCTATTTATACGGTGAAATATCTCCTTTTTGGCATTATTCTATAGAAAAGCATGAGCCTTTCTCACCGTTGGCCACCTTTTCCACTAATATCGTGATTTATATTATAATAATCAGTTAGTGGCAAGAGTTATGGACCCTTGTCGGCCGAGCTGGCGAAGCTTTCTCTGAGGCCATTAAGAACAGGACTGGTTACGCCCTCGACAAACTAGAAGGCAGGTCTGATGGTCTTGATGACTGGCTTCGATAGCACTTTTAATTCCGATCTCGGCCGATCATGTTGGATATCTGAACTTCGATATCGGTACCTGTTTCACTCGTGACTTCGATTTCCATTCAATCGTCGTTCCAGAAGCTCGGTCAAGCCTCGAGCTCGGTTTAACCCGTATACAGacagtcccctcattttttggagagtaaatGACAAGAAACGATATGAGACCTCAATCTTTACTTTTACTCTTATCTTCTAATCATTCATCTTCTTCAAAGCTTGTATTTACTGATCTCTGTGTTTCGTTGCCTGAGAGCTTGAGTGAATCTGAAAGTGAAAAAAGACCCCGAGGGCGGAGATGTTGCTCCTAAGATGAAGGTGCCCAGACCCCTTAGGCTTTTAAACAAGTTTGTATTTCTGTTGAGGCCGTTTCGGCCTTTGTAAATAACTTTCATCGGGCCATGCCGCTCTTGTAAATTTTTTTTGATGAATATATAAAACTTTTTCCCTTCCATGGCTTCTGAATCTGTTGTCTTTTTCTTGATTTATACAAAGGTCAAAGCGCCTTAGCATAAAATTATGCAGTTGTATTCGAAGGTCCAAGGTTGATATGGTAAGGATTGATAGTAAGTACTTCCCTCGACCGCTTTTGATCGGTAATCCTTGAGTAAatattcgaactcgaattaaggtagcctttaggcttGATACGTAGTCCCATATTCGAGGTAATAATTCGATCTTGAATCGAAACGGCCCTTGGGCttgatagatagtccccgagtgagaatggttgctcgaactcgagttagggtagcgCTTAAGCTTTTTGGTCAAGTGAGGATttgctcggactcgaaataaAGTTGCCCTTGGGCTTTAGCAGtcaagtgagaatgatttctcgagctcgaagtaaaagtagcccttaggcttaatggtcgagtgagtgtttgctcgaactcgagataaaaaatagcccttaggctttatggtcgagtgagtgtttgctcgaacttgaattaatgtagcccttaggctttgtggtcaagtgagtgtttgctcgaacttgaattaatgtaacccttaggctttgtagtcgagtgagaatgatttatcgaactcgaagtaatggcagcccttgggctcgatagatagttcccgagtgagaatgattgctcgaactcaagttaagatagcccttaggctttatggtcgcatgaggatttgctcgaactcgaaataaggtagcccttgggctttagcagtcgagtgagaacggtttctcgaactcgaagtaaaagtaaCCCTTAGGCTGAATGGTCGAGtgattgtttgctcgaactcgagataaaaataagcccttaggctttatggtcgagtgagtgtttgctctaactcgaattaatgtagcttttaggctttgtggtcgagtgagtgtttgctcaaactcgaattaatgttGCCCCTAGGCTTTGtaatcgagtgagaatgatttctcgaactcgaagtaatggcagcccttgggctcaatagatagtccccgagtgagaatggttgctcgaactcgagttacggtagcccttagactttatggtcgagtgaggatttgctcgaactcgaaataaggtagcccttgggctttagcagtcgagtgagaacgatttctcgaactcgaagtaaaagtagcccttaggcttaatggtcgagtgagtgtttgctcgaactcgagataaaaacagcccttaggctttatggtcgagtgagtgtttgctcgaactcaaattaatgtagcccttaggctttgtggtcgagtgagtgtttgctcgaactcaaattaatgtagcccttaagcTTTGTAGTCGactgagaatgatttctcgaactcgaagtaatggcagcccttgggctcgatgcaATAAATTCTTGGAGGGACCTCTTTTTATTCTTGTATGAAATAATtttacatgcgtacatgttttatgcTTAAGGCTTGAGCAATCTACGCGGGCACTGTTCATTTGACTGTTTTGGCCCATACAATAATTTTGTCCTCTCGAGGACCTTTTAACATAAATCATTTTCTTTGTTGCAGCTGATCTCCGAGGGTGgcgccccccagtattcgaggttgatcagatagagaggcctcagatactgatGACACAACATTTAACACCGAACCGCTGTTCTAGATCGTCACCCTCGAGTTGGTTACCTAGAATTGTTAGTTTTGAAGCATAAAAAAGAGAAACGAACGGGGCTGTACCTCAGAAGTAACATCGTTTTCAGGTGAGTTACATTCCAATTGTTAGGCCCGATAGCCTCGGTGCTTCCTTAGGCTTGATGGGCCCGTCAAAGTCATTTTTGGTCATGACCCCTGATTATTTCGACCTTGATCATTTCTTCTCTCGTTTCTCAAATGGTTCCGACCGGGTGCGCTGCTCCTCCGATCTTCATTATATGGCCGATATTGATCCCTGCTTGACCCTGGCTCGTGGTCGGTGTCTCTCTTGGTTATTTCGAGGTTCCTGGCTAGATAAATGGATTCCGAAGGGACTCGAACTGACCATCTTCgattctgatttttgattgataccgattgtgcacatcggcccatGTAGTGGTAGGGTACTCTATTAAGTTTTGCTTTAATTATCGTGAAGACATCGATCttcgttcgttcagtccttgagtgaaagcttgaatggcCTAATCGTCCGTGACCGATAGTAGATCCACTCATTCCATTTGGAAAcaagatacgaactctcttagcatctcgttatctttttgcattacattgaaaaggtccgacttcctagtttcgacctttatggctccgacatgtgcttttatgaaagaatctgcaagcatagcaaaagaataaATAGAGTTAGgcagtaaattatgataccatatcattgcgccctttgatagggtttccccaaacttctttaataatacagattcgatctcgtcgtcttctagattgttccctttaatggcacatgcgtaataggtgacatgttcgttgggatcggtcgttccattatatttaggaatttcgggcatgcagaacttcttggggatcggttttggagctgcgcttggggggaagggcttttgtacgaattttttggaatccaagcccttcaatattggtggtgcccctgggatctgatcaaccctggagttataagtttttatttttttgtcgtttgcttcaatcctcctttctcctgactctatttgttttgtcagttcctcgagcatcttaataatttcaggattagtccccgattcttgttcatttgaccttactacagttggccccgttttgtgggtgacttcttggggtggaccgggctcgaGCCTGCTCAGTGCCTGGGTTTCGCTCTGCAAATGAGCTATcactacttgttgagcttgtaacattttgaaaatcCTACGCAGGTTGATCCCGTATTCTCcagcattttgggtatttcgaactgcagatcgagttccaccatgaatgctattttcagggtcaGAACgctggttcgcctcaatggccatatgtgaattaacgtcaattggattTACGGCTCAAGTTCCAATGGGGTCGAAGAGTGGACTTTCATCCCCGGGCGTCAGGTtattattctcatcttgaaggccagctttgtTATCGATAGgcagggccattaattgagagttcgtcgtttttaacctgaaatcaaagacactttcaagagcaagtgtaaaaatagtgtgtttcacagagattcgtaccaaataaccacaattatccttagccccacggtgatcgggtgccaaactgtttatccgaaaaatggatagagttgaatttatacgtggttctaaggatacgtagtaTGATTTGATACAAAGGCGAGAAAATTAGATTAACGTAGAAATGAACAATAAAAAGATAGATATATTCTTCGCAAATTGAGCAAACCTTGAGCATTATGATTTCTCTTTAGCCAATAATAATGAAATTCGGAGAGACAAAGAGAAATGAATAAAAGTTAACAATATATTGTTTATGAGTTTGTTACCATGGCTATCAATAACTTAGTATCTTCTATTTATAGGGGGAAATATCCCCTTTTTGACATTATTCTATAGAAAAGCATGACCGTTGGTCATCTTTTCCACTAATACCGTGATTTATGCTATAATAATCAGTTAGTGGCAAGAGTTATGGACCCTTGTCGGCCGAGCTGGCGAAGCTTTCTCCGAGGCCATTAAGAACGGGACTGGTTACACCCTCGACAAACTCGAAGGCAGGTCTGATGGTCTTGATGACTGGCTTCGATAGCAATTTTGATTCCGATCTCGGCCGATCATGTCGGATATCTCAACTTCGATATCGGGACCGGTTTCACTCGTGACTTCGATTTCCATTCAATCGTCATTCCAGAAGCTCGGTCAAGCCTTGAGCTCGGTCGAGCATCGAGCTCGGTTCTACCCATATACAATATTATTTAATAGATACAAACTAAAGCAAAAATATACGTGTTATATTTCACTTAACTATGTTTAACTAATAATATGTTGAATGCTGGTTGATTCGAATGGTGACCCGACGGATGCGAGACAAATGCGCAGCCCAGAGCAATAGATCCAGAGAGTTGCACGATCCTATGGCGAGCAGAGTGAGGTTGCGCGACCTAAATCAAAAATCAGTTATGCCCTTTAGCCTAGTTGGTTTGAAAAATGTACACTTAGGGTATTTAAAGACAATAGATTGTAATTAggatcaaatatatatatatatatatatatgtttttcttTCATAGTGGAAAATATTCTATGCTTTTGCATCGAGGACATAGAATTAGCTAAAACTCTCTGCGTTATTTCATTCTTATCTATTTGATTTGTATGTGATTAATTAAGTGATAGTTGATATAAATTTTGTTCAAACATTAGAGGTGCATAAATTTTTTGTGATCCAAGATAGTGGTACCATCTTCATTAATGTTACCAATAAAGTTGCCATTCTAGAATGATCGGAACGTGTTTTAGCTCCGCAACTGCCGCTCTATGTACGTGATACAAGTTGTTTTCGATGGTATATATGGATGAGTTAATATTGTAGCTTCCCTTGCATTTTTCACGAAGATGATGGTCCACGCTTTCATTTGCAAAATAATTGGTCTAAAACATTGAATTTTGTGGTAACTCATCTAAAAATGTACGTAATTAATTGATGACGAGAATCATAACGTGCACTTCTTTTAAAAGATAAATGATGATGAGATTTATAAAAAAACTTTTACTTGCTTTAATCCAAAATTATATTACGTGACTAGTTCATCTAAAAGTTTAAAATTTTGATAACATTCTCATGATTCATAATTAGGTATATTCAAAGTAACGACAATattgataaaaataacaataataataaacaaTACAAGCATAATAAACAGTATAacaataataactcaacaacatgAGTAATATTTATGCTTAGTGTTAATTTTGATTCTATACGCGCCTAAAGCATATCTTATTCCTCCTTTAGTTTTTAGCCTTTTAGTAGTTTGTTGTGCAAAGTTCCGAAATTTTGAATTATCGTTATCGTTGGGTGACTTTGGATATGTTTTAGCAAAACGAAAAGTTCAGATTTTTTCTTTTCTACAAGCAAGGGTGGAGGAGAGGTTACGTTAGTTTCCATATGATATGGGTCCCATAAAATGAATTTTAAGTAATTAAGATTGCTGTGCTTTTCATGTAAGAAATCTAAAACCTTTTTATCCTCCTTGTTTGTCTTTCCAGCTCATTCCTTCGGTTCATATGCTGCTGATTTTTTTTTCTCCTTGGAGTCCAATTATTTTTTCTCTTATTACTCAAAGATCCTTTAAATATTGTGAACTTTACAAAGTAGTATTCTTAATTTTATTATCAGATGAAGGAAAGAATGACAGTAAGTCGATGATCAATGTCAAAATGTTGTAGTTATGATATTTCATTGTAGACATTAATAGATCATAACTTATACAGAGGATTTAATCAATCCTAAATATTTGAGATTGGAAATGTAGCTGATTAATTTGATGTATATTGAAAGAAATTAGCGTGTATCTCAAAAGGAAAAGTCCCTCGTTGATTAAGAAGAGCAAGCTTTTTCACTTTATAATTAACTCAGGAGTTGGGCTGCAAAGTAAAATGGGGTGATTTTTTCTCTTGTGCAAAAATTGACGTGAGGTCTAATCCAAGTCCACCTTTaggattttttttacttttatgtatgtatatttttattttgccGTTAAATTAGCATGTACATAACTGGGAgagcttgtgcaaaatattcttaaGAGCAGTGTATTCATAGTGCTTTAAGCTAAATTCTATTCTCATATAATATATATTGGTAAATATTTTATGTGTTGAAGCAATATTAAGGCGAACAGTAACTTCCTCTCTCAAAATAGAAACGCGTAATCTCACGCGACGACTTGATGAACACGCCGGCAGCCGGCCAACCGGCGCATATTGACCAGCCAAAAGACCCCCCAGTTGTGATAAATACATTCACGGACACGAATCTACCAGCAGGACACTATATGGCAACACTTAAAGGAATCCCTAGCTCGAGCACGCAAAAACAGAGTTCTACGGTGGTAGCAAGGCAAAGACCCATAACGGAATTCTGGCGGTAATCTTTAAAGCAGAAGACTATTACAGAGTGATGGCAGACGATTGCAAGCTTACATTGGTCAGAAAATTCACTTATGGAAGGCCAAGAATTGAAGAAATTAGGGCAAAATTTCTTGAGCAAATTCCTTTGAAAGGAAAAGTGAGGATTGGTGTTTATGACTATAGGCACGTCTTCATTGACTTCAACACAGAAACAGACTTCAATGAAGTTTACTTCAGAAGATTCTTGGGAATTACAGGTAATCTTATGCGAATGTTCAAATGGTCTCCGGATTTCGACCCGAATGAAGAGACATCCTTAGCTCCCGTTTGGGTCCTTCTACCAGAATTGAAATATCATTTATATAATTGGGAGTACCTTAAACAGGTTCTCACTCAAGTTGGTACACCACTAAGAGAATATTTGGCCACAGTTGGTCGATCTAGACCCAATATGATAAAGGTTAGAGTGGAGGTACATCTCTCGAAGCCACTCAAAAATTCAGTTTTTGTTGGATTGGAAGGACTTGGAGCAGGTTTAAAAGGACATGAACAGAGGCTGGAGTATGAGGGGGTTCCAGCATATTTCAAGACATGTAAACTACAAGGTCACAACATCCAAAATTGTAAGGTAGAGGCAAGGAAATTAACAAATCAGGAGAACAACAAAGAAGAGAGCAAAGGGAATGGAGGAGAACTACAATTGCAGCCACATGCTCAGAAGAAGATGGAAATATCAGATTCCACAAAATGCAATACATTACTAGAAACTGGACAAGGAAGTGGAGTCAAAAAGAAAAGGAGGAATAGAAAGAAGAATGGAAAGACTGCTGGAAAGGCAACTGAAGCAGTCTACAAGGTGGTGAAGGACAACAACATAAAAGAGACAGAACAAACTCATGAGAAACAACAACAAAAGGAATCAAACCCTGAAAATGAAAAGGGAATAGATACTAACAacaggaagaggaagaagaaggtgATTAAGAAGAAGGTTGGTCGTCTGCTTAAAGTCAAAAGCATGCTTTGGAGCAAACATAAGACTAAACAGGTAGCAACTGAAAATCTGAAGAATGGAGTAAATAGGCACAACATCCTTGGCAAGTTAAACATGTCAGGGAATCCTACTGATCAGCCCGAACAGGTTATTAGCGATGTTCAATCAGTTACCAACAACAAGGAAGGAGGTAATGCAAAAATACAGGATCATGTCGTTAATCAGGAATTTCTAGCTCCAGTTAGTGCGAACACCGCTGACATACAAGGGAAAGGAGGCCAAATCATAATAGAATTGGGCTCCCTGGAGGTAATTAACGATTTAGGAACCCACCATAGACATGGTCCAGACATTCAGAAGGGGAAACAACAGTTGGATCCTTATAGTGATGAGGGGGAAGATAGTGATTACATGGATAACGGATAATCAGAAGGGAATAATACAGACGAGGAAGAAGAAGTGGCTGACAGTTTGATAGAAGCATTTTCACCCAAGCTCACAGAACCTATGGACCCAGTGTGCAAAGAACTGGAAGATGTCATTGAGAAGCAAAGACTATCGCCAAGAGGGTCCGAGacgaagaaaaacaaaaggaaagGAGGCCATTGTGGCCTGCCTTCTGGTAAAAATAAGTGATCTTTAATACCCCTATTATTTTAATGATTAACATCATTATATGGAATATAAGGGGTATAAAGTCAAAATGTGCTTTTGAAAGACTGATCCAACTAGTCAAAATACATAAAATAGATTTTATGGCACTACAAAAGCCTTTTTTGGATGCTAACTAGATTGATGCTTTCAAGATCAGGTTAGGGTTAGACCACTGTATAACTAATAAGCGTAACAAAGTATGAATTTTTTTAGAGGGTCAATCTTCACTGTGAAGTAGTTAGCAAGAGCAGACAAGTGACCGTTAAAATAAATTAGCTAGGGAAGTGTAATATATGGTGCACAACTGTGTATGCTAGATCCAGGGCAGTGAAGAGAAGAAAATTATGGAATAAACTCAGAACTATCCATTCTCAGGTGAATGGTCCGTGGGccattttgggggggggggacttAAATTCAATTATGACACCTGAAGAGAAGAAAGATGGAGTTCCTCACATATTGAATAAAAGTACTGACTTTATCAGTTGTATGGAGGACTGTGGTGTCTCGGACATGGGCTTTACTGGCAACCCATACACTTGGTGCAATGGGAGGAAGCAGAGGAGAAGAATCATGAAGAGGTTGGATAGGATATTGATTAATGAAGAATGGGTTGAGGAATATCAGAAAAGCAGCGTGGAGCACCTTGCTAAAACTGGTTCTCATCATAACTTACTATTGTTTAGGTGCTCTAATGATAATGATCAGTTCATCAGGTATTTCAAATTCTTAAATTTTTGGACTCAACAACCAGAGTACATTCCCTTAATAGAAGAAACTTGGAGTATGGAGGTAAGAGGTAATTCAATGTGGATCCTGCAACAAAAAATAAAAGCTTTATCCAAAATTCTAAGTCAGTGGTCTAGGGAGTCTATTGGTGATGTGTTCGAGAAAGTGAAGATTCTTGAAGAGGATAACAGGAAAGCTGAAGATGCATTTGACTTAGATGATTGTGATCGCAACAGGCAGACATTGCATAAATCTCAAGCTGAGTATATTTTTTGGCTCAAAAAGCAGAAATCAATGTTGAGGCAGAACTCTAAACAGAGCTTCAGCGGCTAGGATGAATAGAGCTAGAGATAGTGGGTCCCCCTGCTTTAGACCTCTGGAAGAGCTGGAATACCAATTATTACCAACTAGATTATGAATCAAGTCTGTTGTCTTCTCTGAGAAGCCCATCTTTCTTAGAGTCGTCGTGAGAAAGGCCCAAGATAACTTGTCGTAGGCTTTGGACATATCAAGTTTTATGACAATATTCCCTCCTCTATTCTTCTTCCTGATTCCATGAATAATTTTTTGAGTGAGAAGAATGATCTCAGTAATAAGCCTACCTTTGACAAATCCAGTTTGATTTTCCGAGACTAGCTTAGTCAATAGAGGTGTAATGCTCAACGCCAAAATTTTAGAAATTATCTTGTTTGAGAAGTTACACATGCTAATAGGCCTATACTAAGATAAAGAGTTAGGAGCATTAACTTTGGGAATGAGAACGAGGCATGTATGAGTGAAGAATTTGGTAAGACTATTCCTAGAAAAGAAAGACCATACAAATTCACATAAGTCATGTTTGATAGTCTCCCATGATTTGTGATAAAAGTGCCCATTGAATCCATCAGGCCCAGCTGCATTATTTGGATCCAATGAGAATAAGGCAATTTTGATCTCCTCCACAGATGGCCTTACTTAGTAATTTTCGTTATCTTCATCAGTAATTACAACCTCGATTCTTCTCAAAATACCCATACTGCTATTGTTTGGAGGTTGTGAGAATAAGCTACTGAAGTGATTCACAGCAGCATCCACAATATTTCTATTTCCCTCTATCCACTCCCCATGTTCGTTTTTAATTTTGTAGATCTAGGACTTTCTTCTCCTCTCTCTCATGACACTATGAAAGTATTTAGAATTAGTGTCCCCCTCCTCAGCCCATATGgtctaggttgaattgagaaatttcagttatgctgtgctatcggacctgtatgggatagggtgatgtgggatcacccccgggtatgtgcatgtgaaagctacacagcgatttgatggcttttggaacaactctgggcacgttcgaagacgaacgtatgtttaagagggggaggatgtaatgacccgaccggtcgtttcgagatttataaccccgttttccccattcctacttctttttgtgttattcagctatattatgttatattggattagttggttcgagtccggaaggaactcggagtgaaatgagatacttagtctcataattgaaaatttgagttagaaaagtggaccggatatgggcctatgtgtaaacgacctcggatttgaattttgataatttcaataactttgtatggtgattttgggcttaggagcgagtccgaaatattatttggaggtccgtagaggaataaggcttgaaatgccgaaagtttaatttttgagaagtttgaccggggggttgactttttgatatcggggtcggaatccgattctgaaaattggaatacctgtgttatgtcatttaggatttgtgtgaaaaatttgaggtcaatcggacgtgatttgataggttccggagttgtttgtagaaattaaaaatttcaaagttcattaggcttgaattggggtgtaattcttatttttagcgttgtttgaggtgatttgaggatttaactaagttcgtatgatgttttaggacttgttggtatatttggttgaggtcctgagtgcctcgggtgagtttcggatggttaacggatcaaaaaaattgaactagaacagctgctgcaatttccttctgttggaaattttttCTGTCAGAATCGAGCCCAGGAATCGAGCCCAggaatcgagggccacgatcgaagcccagatcaagcccagggtcgagggccacgatcgaagccatgatcgagcccagagtcgagggccacaatcgaagccatgatcgagcccagggtcgagggtcacggtcgaaggccgagtcgaagacatgatcgaaggcctaggatcgagaaccaggatcgaaggcctaggatcgagaacca
This sequence is a window from Nicotiana tomentosiformis chromosome 5, ASM39032v3, whole genome shotgun sequence. Protein-coding genes within it:
- the LOC138892849 gene encoding uncharacterized protein — translated: MTPEEKKDGVPHILNKSTDFISCMEDCGVSDMGFTGNPYTWCNGRKQRRRIMKRLDRILINEEWVEEYQKSSVEHLAKTGSHHNLLLFRCSNDNDQFIRYFKFLNFWTQQPEYIPLIEETWSMEVRGNSMWILQQKIKALSKILSQWSRESIGDVFEKVKILEEDNRKAEDAFDLDDCDRNRQTLHKSQAEYIFWLKKQKSMLRQNSKQSFSG